The Ensifer adhaerens genome contains a region encoding:
- a CDS encoding aldo/keto reductase, producing MHDPIPTTTLPDGRSIPVLGQGTWRMGDSAARKADEVKSLQLGLDLGLTLIDTAEMYGNGASERVVGEAVRGRRDEAFIVSKVLPSNASRIGTEAACARSLKHLGVDHIDLYLLHWRGGYPLAETVAAFEALKKSGKIGAWGVSNFDVDDMEELLDVPDGKNVAVNQVLYNLSRRGIEYDLLPWCQSQGIAIMAYSPLDEGRLLRHPDLIHIAKAHQATPSQIALAFLKTRPGVISIPKTGSADRLRENRDAMDIHLTAEDLAALDHAFPPPKRKRSLEMI from the coding sequence ATGCACGATCCGATCCCGACGACGACACTTCCCGACGGCCGCTCGATCCCGGTTCTTGGCCAAGGCACCTGGCGCATGGGCGACAGCGCAGCACGCAAGGCCGATGAGGTGAAGAGCCTGCAGCTCGGCCTCGATCTCGGCCTGACGCTGATCGACACGGCCGAAATGTATGGCAACGGCGCCTCGGAGCGCGTGGTCGGCGAAGCGGTGCGCGGGCGCCGCGACGAGGCCTTCATCGTCAGCAAGGTGCTGCCGTCCAACGCCAGCCGCATTGGCACCGAGGCCGCCTGCGCGCGCAGCCTGAAGCATCTCGGCGTCGACCATATCGATCTCTACCTCCTGCACTGGCGCGGCGGCTATCCGCTGGCGGAAACGGTTGCCGCCTTCGAGGCGCTGAAGAAATCAGGCAAGATCGGCGCCTGGGGCGTCTCGAACTTCGATGTCGACGACATGGAGGAGCTGCTGGACGTGCCGGATGGCAAAAACGTCGCCGTCAACCAGGTGCTCTACAACCTGTCGCGCCGCGGCATCGAATACGACCTCTTGCCCTGGTGCCAGAGCCAAGGCATCGCCATCATGGCCTATTCTCCGCTCGACGAGGGTCGGCTCTTGCGCCACCCCGATCTCATTCACATCGCCAAGGCGCATCAGGCGACGCCCTCCCAGATCGCCCTTGCCTTCCTCAAGACCCGCCCCGGCGTCATCTCGATCCCCAAGACCGGTTCGGCCGACCGCCTCCGCGAAAACCGCGACGCAATGGACATCCACCTGACCGCCGAAGACCTCGCCGCCCTCGACCACGCCTTCCCGCCGCCGAAGCGCAAGCGGTCGCTGGAGATGATTTGA
- a CDS encoding LysE family translocator: protein MQADTLLALFLFAFTTSITPGPNNMMLFASGVNFGFVRTIPHMLGIGAGFFLLLIAVGFGLGALLHSVPVVYTALKFAGGAYLIWIAWKIGTSRSLSEGKASAQPMTFIGAAAFQWVNPKAWVMAVSAMATYTSSESYLFSVLVVGVVFALVNVPSVSTWAGFGSALRQWLSEPSRLKWFNITMAVLLVISLWPMLK from the coding sequence ATGCAGGCCGATACGCTGCTGGCGCTGTTTTTGTTCGCATTCACCACTTCGATCACGCCGGGGCCGAACAACATGATGCTGTTCGCGTCGGGCGTGAATTTCGGTTTCGTGCGCACCATTCCGCATATGCTGGGCATCGGCGCCGGCTTCTTCCTGCTGCTCATCGCCGTCGGTTTCGGCCTCGGTGCGCTGCTCCATTCCGTGCCGGTCGTCTACACGGCGCTGAAGTTCGCAGGCGGTGCCTATCTCATCTGGATCGCCTGGAAGATCGGCACCTCGCGTTCGCTGTCCGAAGGCAAGGCCAGCGCACAGCCGATGACCTTCATCGGGGCTGCCGCCTTCCAATGGGTCAATCCCAAGGCGTGGGTGATGGCGGTGTCAGCGATGGCGACCTATACCAGCAGCGAAAGCTACCTCTTCAGCGTGCTCGTCGTCGGCGTCGTCTTTGCGCTCGTCAACGTGCCGAGCGTTTCCACATGGGCGGGCTTCGGTTCGGCGCTGCGCCAATGGCTCTCGGAACCGTCGCGGCTGAAATGGTTCAACATCACCATGGCGGTGCTTCTCGTCATCAGTCTCTGGCCGATGCTAAAATAG
- a CDS encoding LysR family transcriptional regulator, translating to MPNLLNETPGLIAFVRTVESGSFSAAAKILRTSPSAVSRSVGRLETLVRARLFLRSTRALVLTFEGQSLFDKVAPLLRQLDTSDEVASREDTLAGRIRFSMPSDLARYFLTPIFRDFASAFPAIKLEVGLADRQVDLIREDYDVAFRVGGGGQGELRVRKLANVNMVIVASPAYLEKHGKPRSVDEASALPFARYIVRGHPSPMVFAGGKQFSPQGRVDCDTGQALRAAALHGLGAALLMKCVVQDELNDGRLIDISTELDLPPQPLNVVHAFGSMIPLRVRRFCDFIADQTKSIPGL from the coding sequence ATGCCCAATCTGCTGAACGAGACGCCTGGCTTGATCGCGTTCGTCAGGACCGTGGAGAGCGGTTCGTTCAGCGCTGCGGCCAAGATCCTGAGGACATCGCCGTCTGCCGTCTCGAGGAGCGTCGGAAGGTTGGAGACCTTGGTCAGGGCCCGCCTGTTTCTGAGGTCAACGCGAGCATTGGTTCTAACCTTCGAAGGGCAATCCTTGTTCGACAAGGTTGCTCCTCTCCTGCGCCAGCTTGATACGTCGGACGAGGTCGCCAGCCGTGAGGACACGCTCGCCGGCAGAATTCGGTTCAGCATGCCAAGCGATCTTGCCCGCTACTTCTTGACCCCGATATTTCGAGATTTCGCATCGGCCTTTCCCGCCATCAAGCTGGAGGTGGGGCTCGCAGACCGGCAAGTTGATTTGATCCGGGAGGATTACGACGTGGCCTTCCGCGTGGGCGGCGGTGGCCAAGGCGAACTGCGCGTACGAAAGCTAGCGAATGTCAACATGGTGATCGTCGCGTCTCCAGCTTACCTCGAGAAACACGGCAAGCCGCGTTCAGTAGACGAGGCGTCGGCTCTTCCCTTCGCCCGATACATTGTGCGTGGTCATCCGAGCCCGATGGTCTTTGCGGGCGGCAAGCAGTTTTCACCGCAGGGCCGCGTGGATTGCGATACCGGGCAGGCACTGCGGGCAGCGGCACTCCACGGTCTGGGGGCGGCACTGCTCATGAAGTGTGTGGTTCAGGACGAGTTGAACGACGGCCGGCTGATCGATATCTCCACTGAACTGGACCTGCCGCCGCAGCCTCTCAACGTGGTGCACGCCTTCGGCTCGATGATACCGCTTCGCGTTCGGCGATTTTGCGATTTCATCGCCGACCAAACCAAGAGCATACCAGGTCTGTGA
- a CDS encoding glucose 1-dehydrogenase produces MKTLQGKVAVITGGNSGIGKATAKLFAEEGAQVIITARRQDLLDQAVQEIGFGAIGIQGDVADLAHHRAVAGTVAERFGAVDIYLANAGVIDLKPTDAISEEAYDRHFSINTKGVFFGVQAIAPIMNEGGSIIITSSLAATKVLPNHSVYAGSKAAAAAFARNWAIEFKSRRIRVNVLSPGPTDTEILGKLGISEAERVPFLEHMAETIPAGRLGTSGELASAALFLASDAGRFVNGIELHVDGGMLLV; encoded by the coding sequence ATGAAGACACTTCAAGGAAAGGTCGCCGTCATTACTGGCGGCAACAGCGGCATCGGAAAGGCGACCGCCAAGCTCTTTGCCGAAGAAGGCGCCCAGGTCATCATCACGGCTCGACGCCAGGACCTTCTAGATCAAGCCGTTCAGGAAATCGGCTTCGGCGCGATCGGCATCCAGGGTGACGTGGCTGATCTCGCCCATCATCGGGCGGTCGCGGGCACAGTTGCGGAACGATTTGGCGCGGTCGATATCTACCTTGCCAACGCGGGCGTGATCGACCTCAAACCGACCGACGCAATCTCCGAAGAAGCCTATGACCGGCATTTTTCCATCAACACAAAGGGCGTCTTCTTCGGCGTTCAAGCCATCGCTCCCATCATGAACGAGGGCGGGAGCATCATCATCACCAGTTCGCTGGCGGCGACCAAGGTTCTCCCGAACCATAGCGTCTATGCCGGTTCCAAAGCTGCCGCAGCGGCGTTCGCGCGCAACTGGGCGATCGAGTTCAAGTCGCGCCGCATTCGCGTGAATGTTCTCAGCCCGGGGCCGACGGACACGGAAATCCTTGGAAAGCTCGGAATCTCCGAGGCTGAACGCGTACCCTTTCTCGAGCACATGGCCGAGACGATCCCGGCTGGCCGGCTGGGCACGTCCGGGGAGCTTGCCAGTGCGGCACTCTTCCTCGCTTCGGATGCCGGTCGCTTCGTCAACGGCATCGAACTCCACGTCGACGGCGGAATGTTGCTTGTCTGA
- a CDS encoding nitrile hydratase accessory protein — MPGRAILSTCKVTSPLIASAELPKSPEGDPVFAEPWQANAFAMTVRLHEKGVFSWPEWAEALSAELYKPGRKADASDYYDCWVAALSRLVTELSLASGRELEDLTLSWQRAAEATPHGQPIVIENDPLR, encoded by the coding sequence ATGCCTGGGAGAGCTATCTTGAGCACGTGTAAGGTGACATCGCCGCTGATTGCCTCGGCCGAACTGCCGAAGTCACCGGAGGGCGATCCGGTCTTTGCCGAGCCCTGGCAGGCGAACGCCTTCGCCATGACCGTGCGCCTGCACGAAAAGGGTGTGTTCTCCTGGCCCGAATGGGCAGAAGCGCTTTCGGCCGAACTTTACAAACCCGGCCGCAAGGCCGATGCCAGCGACTACTACGACTGCTGGGTGGCCGCACTCTCGCGCCTCGTCACGGAGCTTTCGCTCGCCTCCGGTCGAGAACTGGAAGACCTGACGCTGAGCTGGCAGCGCGCGGCGGAGGCAACGCCGCATGGGCAACCGATCGTGATCGAGAACGATCCGCTGCGGTGA
- a CDS encoding SDR family oxidoreductase: protein MHVFVTGATGWVGSAVVKDLIAAGHRVSGLARSREKAATLAATGASVVEGGLESAAVLQRAAGQADAVIHTAFRHDFVHGPLDQDFSSFLESAAEDQRVIALLGEGLAGSDRPLLVTSGLAGLPLGATETDRPNAAVPRKSEAAARALAERGIRAATVRLAPSVHGVGDYGFVPILVRLARQTGVSAYLDDGANCWSGVYRDDAARVYRLALESGTSECVYHAVADEKIPFRQIAEIIGRNLGLPVEARPPAHFGWFAGMAGGNMAASSARTRALLGWKPVGPDLLTDLDQATYYGT, encoded by the coding sequence ATGCATGTATTCGTAACGGGCGCGACCGGCTGGGTCGGGTCGGCCGTGGTCAAGGACCTGATCGCGGCGGGGCACAGGGTGTCCGGCCTGGCACGCTCCAGGGAAAAGGCCGCAACCCTCGCCGCAACCGGGGCTTCGGTCGTCGAAGGCGGGCTTGAGTCCGCGGCGGTCCTGCAGCGGGCCGCAGGGCAAGCCGATGCCGTCATTCACACGGCCTTCAGGCATGACTTCGTCCATGGCCCGCTCGACCAGGACTTTTCCAGTTTCCTGGAAAGTGCGGCCGAGGATCAGCGCGTCATCGCGCTTCTGGGTGAGGGTCTCGCCGGATCGGATCGGCCGCTACTCGTAACCTCGGGTCTCGCCGGGCTGCCGCTCGGTGCCACGGAAACCGATCGGCCCAATGCCGCCGTGCCGCGCAAATCCGAAGCCGCTGCCCGTGCCCTTGCCGAGCGCGGCATTCGGGCGGCAACGGTCCGGCTCGCGCCTTCGGTTCACGGCGTGGGTGACTATGGCTTCGTCCCCATCCTCGTGCGTCTTGCGCGCCAGACGGGCGTTTCGGCGTATCTGGATGATGGCGCCAATTGCTGGTCGGGCGTCTACCGGGATGATGCAGCACGGGTCTATCGGCTTGCGCTTGAAAGCGGCACGAGCGAGTGCGTCTACCACGCTGTGGCGGACGAAAAGATCCCGTTCCGACAGATCGCCGAGATCATCGGCCGAAATCTCGGCCTGCCGGTCGAAGCCCGCCCGCCCGCGCATTTCGGCTGGTTTGCCGGCATGGCCGGCGGCAACATGGCCGCGTCCAGCGCCCGGACGCGAGCCTTGCTCGGGTGGAAACCTGTTGGGCCTGACCTGCTCACCGATCTGGATCAGGCAACCTACTACGGCACCTGA
- a CDS encoding DUF2269 family protein → MLEDLLRPANVIGAAVLFGTGAGIAFFMLMAKRTRDARLIAHVADTVFTATAVLLQPITGYLLATSIGWSLTEGWIALSLILYVVTGLFWLPVVWIQLRLRDLARLATANGAPLPPEFDRLYAIWFACGFPAFFAVTGIFWLMLMKPQFALF, encoded by the coding sequence ATGCTCGAAGATCTGCTGCGCCCTGCCAATGTTATCGGTGCCGCGGTGCTCTTCGGCACCGGCGCTGGTATCGCCTTCTTCATGCTTATGGCCAAGCGCACGCGCGATGCCCGGCTGATCGCGCACGTCGCCGACACGGTCTTCACCGCGACAGCGGTGCTGCTCCAGCCGATCACCGGTTACCTGCTGGCGACGAGCATCGGCTGGTCGCTGACGGAAGGATGGATCGCGCTGTCGCTGATCCTCTATGTCGTCACCGGCCTCTTCTGGCTGCCGGTCGTTTGGATCCAGTTGCGGCTGCGCGATCTCGCCCGGCTTGCAACGGCCAACGGTGCGCCGCTACCACCGGAGTTCGACCGGCTCTATGCCATCTGGTTTGCCTGCGGCTTCCCGGCCTTCTTTGCCGTCACCGGCATCTTCTGGCTGATGCTGATGAAACCACAATTCGCACTATTTTAG
- a CDS encoding LysR family transcriptional regulator, translated as MTVNLNRLSHFVAVVECGSFTAAAERLGLAKAAVSHQVAQLEKELGTTLLVRTTRRLSPTATGQRFYERCALILRDADEAVGAVSAETEIPSGTLTLTAPLDYGAKVVTNAVAAYLAAYPAMRVELSFNDTVLDMIEKRLDLAIRAGWLVVSSERAKRIGTFQQHLVAAPAYAAKLGDITHPNQLMEADWIANGALKAPLEWTFTHASGNGAAIHGKALVTADSIDSAHCCAVAGIGLAVLPDYQVRTDIAEGRLVRLLSDWSLPSGGIHVVYPPSHFRPARVRAFVEILQRMEKERGRLAG; from the coding sequence ATGACTGTAAATTTAAATCGCCTCTCGCATTTTGTTGCCGTGGTCGAGTGCGGCTCTTTCACCGCGGCTGCCGAACGGCTCGGGCTTGCCAAAGCCGCCGTCAGCCATCAGGTCGCCCAACTCGAAAAGGAGCTGGGCACCACCCTGCTCGTGCGCACCACACGGCGGCTAAGCCCGACCGCCACCGGCCAGCGCTTCTACGAGCGCTGCGCGCTGATCCTGCGCGATGCCGATGAGGCCGTCGGCGCGGTCTCAGCTGAAACCGAGATCCCGAGCGGCACGCTGACACTGACGGCACCGCTCGACTATGGCGCCAAGGTCGTAACCAACGCCGTCGCCGCCTATCTCGCGGCCTATCCCGCCATGCGGGTGGAGCTGAGCTTCAACGACACGGTTCTCGACATGATCGAGAAGCGCCTCGATCTCGCCATTCGCGCCGGCTGGCTGGTGGTTTCCAGCGAACGGGCAAAACGCATCGGCACGTTTCAGCAGCACCTCGTCGCAGCGCCCGCCTATGCCGCAAAGCTCGGGGACATCACGCACCCCAATCAATTGATGGAGGCAGACTGGATCGCCAACGGCGCGCTGAAGGCGCCGCTGGAATGGACCTTCACGCATGCTTCCGGCAACGGGGCGGCAATCCACGGCAAGGCGCTGGTGACCGCCGACAGCATCGATTCCGCCCACTGCTGCGCTGTCGCCGGCATCGGGCTTGCCGTGCTGCCGGACTATCAGGTGCGAACCGACATCGCCGAGGGCCGGCTGGTGCGGTTGCTTTCCGACTGGTCGCTGCCCTCGGGCGGTATCCATGTCGTCTATCCGCCCTCCCATTTCCGCCCGGCGCGCGTGCGCGCCTTCGTCGAGATCCTGCAGCGCATGGAAAAGGAGCGCGGGCGGCTTGCCGGATGA
- a CDS encoding MBL fold metallo-hydrolase encodes MQIQLTRRTALKTAAAAGAAILIQPVGGRFANAAAALEWRYFQADDAGFNRTPVLLTGKSEAILIDGGFTFSDGRAVAEAIKATGKRLTTIYVSCNDPDFYFSLKPIVEAFPDAKVIAASATVEAIRANVEGKLETWGAQLKDNGPQTLADVVMPTPDDRTALTLEGSTIEIVTIEGMKDRRYLFVPELQAIFGGVLVYSGSHVWVADEATAEGRQKWIEALDAMATRKPAIVVPAHKSAGGPEGVEAIRFTRDYLAAFNEAAAAAKDSGELIAAMTKRYPDLPGVATLELGAKVAKGEMKWG; translated from the coding sequence ATGCAGATCCAGTTGACCCGGCGGACCGCACTCAAGACGGCAGCGGCGGCCGGCGCCGCCATCCTCATTCAGCCGGTCGGTGGCCGCTTTGCCAATGCGGCCGCAGCGCTCGAATGGCGCTATTTCCAGGCGGATGATGCCGGCTTCAACCGTACACCGGTGCTGCTGACCGGAAAGAGCGAGGCGATCCTGATCGATGGCGGCTTCACGTTTTCCGACGGCCGGGCGGTGGCCGAGGCAATCAAGGCAACGGGCAAGCGGCTGACGACCATCTATGTCAGCTGCAACGACCCGGATTTCTATTTCAGCCTCAAGCCGATCGTCGAAGCCTTTCCGGATGCGAAGGTCATCGCCGCTTCAGCGACCGTCGAGGCGATCAGGGCCAATGTTGAAGGAAAGCTTGAAACCTGGGGGGCGCAGTTGAAGGACAATGGCCCGCAGACGCTCGCCGATGTGGTGATGCCGACGCCCGACGACCGCACCGCGTTGACGCTCGAAGGCAGCACGATCGAGATCGTCACGATCGAGGGGATGAAGGACCGGCGCTATCTCTTCGTGCCGGAACTGCAGGCGATTTTCGGTGGCGTGCTCGTCTATTCCGGCTCGCATGTCTGGGTGGCCGACGAGGCGACGGCGGAAGGGCGGCAGAAATGGATCGAGGCGCTCGATGCCATGGCGACGCGCAAGCCCGCGATCGTCGTGCCGGCGCACAAGAGTGCTGGCGGGCCGGAGGGCGTCGAGGCCATCCGCTTCACCCGCGATTATCTCGCAGCCTTCAACGAGGCGGCGGCCGCCGCCAAGGACAGCGGCGAGCTGATCGCAGCGATGACAAAGCGCTATCCGGATCTGCCCGGTGTCGCGACGCTCGAGCTCGGCGCCAAGGTCGCCAAGGGCGAGATGAAGTGGGGCTGA
- a CDS encoding lytic transglycosylase F gives MFTLLAVVARVELARAFFILSALGLAGLSPGNSRAQEQTPGYRAWTGDFDGMQQRRLIRILVPFSKTIYFIDRGEQLGTAVETGNALAEELNKDQKKEIDRIKVVYVPTSRDLLLPALVEGRGDIVAANLTITSSRKEVVDFTDPLATGVNEILVTGPPAQSIATLDDLGGKTVFARQSSSYFEHLGALNARLKASGNTGIDIRPIDENLEDEDLMEMVNAGLLPWCVVDDHKARIWATVFDRVVLHEDIAIAAEGEIAWAIRRDSPKLAATLNAFIKTHKVGTAFGNVLKKRYYQSEKMVRAAYERSELEKYRTLRGFFETHATTYDFNMLLLAAQGYQESQLDQSKRSPRGAVGIMQLLPTTAADKSVGINGVEKDPNRNIEAGAKYMRYLITTYLNEPGLDPVNRTLLAFAAYNAGPGNLRKIRRITNEMGLDPNIWFGNVENGAAKVIGRETVQYVGNIYKYYVAYSLFTDLEARRAESAAQSPQ, from the coding sequence ATGTTCACGCTTCTCGCTGTCGTCGCGCGGGTCGAATTGGCGCGCGCCTTTTTTATCCTTTCCGCCCTAGGTCTTGCAGGCCTTTCGCCCGGCAACTCTCGGGCCCAGGAGCAGACACCCGGCTACCGCGCCTGGACTGGCGATTTCGACGGCATGCAGCAACGCCGCCTGATCCGCATTCTCGTCCCCTTCAGCAAGACGATCTACTTCATCGACCGCGGCGAGCAATTGGGCACAGCGGTGGAGACCGGCAATGCGCTCGCAGAGGAACTCAACAAGGACCAGAAAAAGGAGATCGACAGGATCAAGGTCGTCTATGTGCCAACCAGCCGGGATCTGTTGCTTCCGGCCCTTGTCGAGGGACGCGGCGACATCGTTGCCGCCAACCTGACGATCACGTCCTCGCGCAAGGAGGTCGTCGACTTTACCGATCCGCTGGCAACGGGCGTCAACGAAATACTAGTGACGGGTCCGCCGGCCCAGTCGATCGCAACGCTTGACGACCTCGGCGGAAAGACGGTGTTTGCGCGGCAGAGCAGCAGCTACTTCGAACACCTCGGCGCGCTGAACGCCCGCCTGAAGGCATCCGGCAATACCGGGATCGATATCCGGCCGATCGACGAAAACCTGGAAGACGAGGACCTGATGGAGATGGTCAATGCTGGCCTTCTTCCCTGGTGCGTCGTCGATGATCACAAGGCGCGCATATGGGCAACCGTGTTCGATCGCGTCGTTCTGCATGAGGATATCGCCATTGCTGCGGAAGGCGAGATCGCTTGGGCCATCCGCAGGGACAGCCCGAAGCTCGCGGCCACCTTGAATGCCTTCATCAAGACCCACAAGGTCGGTACCGCCTTCGGCAACGTTCTGAAGAAGCGCTATTACCAGAGCGAGAAGATGGTGCGTGCCGCCTACGAGCGCTCCGAGCTTGAAAAGTATCGCACCCTGCGTGGCTTCTTCGAGACACACGCCACCACCTACGACTTCAACATGCTGCTGCTTGCCGCGCAGGGCTATCAGGAATCGCAACTCGACCAGAGCAAGCGCAGCCCGCGCGGCGCCGTTGGCATCATGCAATTGCTGCCGACAACGGCCGCCGACAAGTCGGTCGGCATTAACGGCGTAGAAAAGGATCCGAACCGCAACATCGAAGCCGGCGCCAAATACATGCGCTATCTGATCACCACCTATCTCAATGAGCCGGGCCTCGATCCCGTCAACCGGACATTGCTTGCTTTCGCCGCCTACAATGCCGGCCCCGGAAACCTGCGCAAGATCCGCCGTATCACCAATGAAATGGGGCTCGATCCGAACATCTGGTTCGGCAATGTCGAGAACGGGGCGGCGAAGGTGATCGGCCGCGAGACCGTGCAGTATGTCGGCAACATCTACAAATATTATGTCGCCTACTCACTCTTCACCGATCTGGAAGCTCGCAGGGCCGAGAGCGCCGCACAGTCACCGCAATGA
- a CDS encoding O-methyltransferase has translation MTTLTSQPLKGLLDRLFDEADAATSPAVAQLPASERERLLHSKTEYLQLYGLLKDLWLPVSRETGNLLYMLACASRARRIVEFGTSFGISTLFLAAALRDNGGGELITSEFEPAKVARAGQNLTAAGLEDLVEIRQGDALTTFTDLPDAIDLVLLDGAKPIYLDVFKLIEPRLRPGALIIADDADSCPEYLDYIRSAPGTYLSTPFAQDIEVTMRLA, from the coding sequence ATGACCACGCTCACCAGCCAGCCTCTCAAGGGCCTTCTCGACCGCCTATTCGACGAGGCCGATGCCGCGACCAGCCCCGCAGTCGCGCAACTGCCCGCAAGCGAACGCGAACGATTGCTGCACAGCAAGACCGAATATCTGCAGCTCTACGGGCTCTTGAAGGATCTGTGGCTTCCGGTTTCGCGTGAGACCGGCAACCTCCTCTACATGCTCGCCTGCGCGAGCCGCGCCCGCCGGATCGTCGAGTTCGGAACGTCCTTCGGCATTTCGACGCTCTTTCTCGCAGCGGCGCTGCGCGACAACGGCGGCGGCGAGCTGATCACCAGCGAATTCGAACCGGCGAAGGTGGCGCGGGCCGGACAGAACCTCACCGCAGCCGGTCTCGAGGATCTCGTCGAGATCCGGCAGGGTGACGCGCTGACGACTTTCACCGACCTTCCCGACGCGATCGATCTGGTGCTGCTCGACGGGGCAAAACCGATCTATCTCGACGTCTTCAAGCTGATCGAGCCTCGCCTGCGTCCAGGCGCCCTGATCATCGCCGACGACGCCGACAGTTGCCCGGAATATCTCGACTACATCCGTTCGGCCCCCGGCACCTACCTGTCGACACCGTTTGCCCAGGACATCGAAGTGACGATGCGCCTCGCCTGA
- the nthB gene encoding nitrile hydratase subunit beta produces MNGPHDLGGAHGLGPVAPEKDEPYFHAEWEKRALGVTLSCGAFGAWTIDESRHARENLAPATYLSASYYEIWTRALETLLKRHGFVTQAELDGGHRLEQGAAPKRVLKADMVAGVLAKGGPCDRPVEGRPRFAAGDRVRTKNFNPETHTRLPRYARAKLGRVEAVQGSFVFPDDNAHGRGENPQWVYTVVFDGPEIWGEGADPTLTVSIDAWESYLEHV; encoded by the coding sequence ATGAACGGTCCACACGATCTCGGCGGCGCCCACGGCCTCGGCCCGGTGGCGCCTGAAAAGGACGAGCCCTACTTCCATGCGGAGTGGGAAAAGCGGGCGCTCGGCGTCACGCTTTCCTGCGGCGCCTTTGGCGCCTGGACGATCGACGAAAGCCGGCATGCGCGCGAAAACTTGGCCCCGGCGACCTATCTCTCGGCGAGCTATTACGAGATCTGGACGCGCGCGCTCGAAACCCTGTTGAAGCGCCACGGCTTCGTGACCCAGGCCGAACTCGATGGCGGCCACAGGCTGGAACAGGGTGCGGCGCCGAAACGGGTGCTGAAGGCCGACATGGTGGCGGGCGTGCTCGCCAAAGGCGGCCCCTGCGATCGTCCGGTCGAGGGGCGCCCACGCTTTGCCGCCGGCGACCGGGTGCGCACGAAAAACTTCAATCCGGAGACCCATACGCGCCTGCCGCGCTATGCCCGTGCCAAGCTCGGCCGGGTCGAGGCGGTGCAGGGCTCTTTCGTCTTTCCTGACGACAACGCCCATGGCCGCGGCGAAAATCCACAATGGGTCTACACGGTCGTTTTCGATGGGCCGGAGATCTGGGGCGAGGGCGCCGACCCGACGCTGACCGTCTCGATCGATGCCTGGGAGAGCTATCTTGAGCACGTGTAA
- a CDS encoding TetR family transcriptional regulator, with amino-acid sequence MANRSSARISSRKAPKQARSNELVKAILQAAVQVLEEEGAQRFTTARVAERAGVSVGSLYQYFPNKGAILFRLQSDEWRQTSGLLATILSDGSWSPLDRLRSLVHAFLRSECEEAAVRVALGDAAPLYRDAPEAREAKEANDPLIDQFMIELLPNAPTDLRELAGDLIMTTMTTVGKDFSGTARSDAEIEAYADAMADMFSAYLVAKGAGT; translated from the coding sequence ATGGCCAACAGATCAAGTGCCCGTATTTCTTCACGAAAAGCGCCCAAGCAGGCGCGTTCGAACGAGCTGGTAAAGGCCATTCTCCAGGCTGCTGTTCAGGTTTTGGAGGAGGAGGGAGCGCAGCGATTTACCACGGCCCGCGTCGCGGAACGGGCGGGCGTCAGCGTCGGGTCGCTGTACCAGTATTTTCCCAACAAGGGCGCGATCCTGTTCCGCCTGCAAAGCGACGAATGGCGGCAGACGTCGGGGCTGCTGGCGACGATCCTCAGTGACGGGTCGTGGTCGCCGCTCGATCGGCTGCGGTCACTGGTTCACGCCTTCCTGCGCTCGGAATGCGAGGAAGCGGCCGTTCGGGTTGCCCTGGGCGACGCGGCACCCCTTTATCGCGATGCGCCCGAAGCCCGGGAAGCCAAGGAGGCCAACGATCCGCTCATCGACCAGTTCATGATCGAGCTTCTTCCGAACGCACCCACCGACCTCAGGGAACTTGCCGGTGACCTGATCATGACGACGATGACGACGGTGGGGAAGGATTTTTCGGGAACGGCGCGCAGCGATGCGGAGATCGAGGCCTATGCGGATGCGATGGCCGACATGTTCTCGGCCTATCTCGTGGCGAAGGGCGCCGGCACCTGA